Part of the Tolypothrix sp. PCC 7910 genome, CGATGTTTTAAAAATTAATTTTTGTTGAATAAAAGCCATATTTAATAGACAAAAGTAAAATATTTTTGTCACTCTAATGTTATTAGCAAACTTAAAAATAAAAAATCAGCACAAAATTTTGTGCTGATAAATGAGAAAGTATTCAAAACTCAAATTGTGATTGATAAAATAGAATTGTTACTTACTTATAGTAAGCAGTTATATCATTCCCCAATTAAGACTGAAGGTAAAGATTCAGGAAATGCTAAACGTAGCAATTGATAACCTACACCCGCTTTACCTCGGAAAAAGTTAGAGCTATAGGCGGATTGATAATAGTGAGAAGAAAAAGAATACTCTCCATTTGCTTTTGCCCGTTCTATAACCCATGCAGCCTGTTTTATGGCAGTGTTTAGCCATTCCTGATTGCCCAGTTTTTGGGATGCTAAAATAAACAGTTCTACTCTACCCATGTGTCCACAGCAAAGATGGTCTGTATCTGTGCTAGGCGTTCCATACTTTTGGGTAGTTTCTAAAGCGATATTAATGTCTGAGTAAATTTCCTCTGTCTGTATAATTGACAAACTACCTAAACGGGCTAACCCAATTCCAGCACTTCCATGACACCATGCGTGCAAGAAATTAATTTGATTTGTTTTTTCGGATAAACGGAAGTCGGGCCAGTTTTGCACTGATTCATCAAAGACGCTTTTTTCATATTCAATTGCTTCTTTTGCAGCTTCTAAAAAAGCTATATCTGCTGTAGCAGCGTATAACCGCAATAGAGATAAAGAAATAGCTGCTGCGCCGTGAGAAAAACCAGTTAAAGGTTTTTTGCTTTCTATTGTTACCCATGCTCTAGGTTTGCTATTACTTCGTTGTGATAATAAATGATTGCCACAGGTAACTGCTATGTCTAAAACAGTTGGTTCACCTGTTTGATCATAAAGGGTCAATAAACCTGGAATAGCTCCCGCAACACCCCACATGATGTCAAACTTTTCATCAGTAGCAATTACCTCTTTTGTCAGTAGTTTTGCAGCAAGTTGGGCAGATTCTAAAAGACTTGGATCTTCCAAAAATTGACTAATTTTAACTAGACTGTAAATAAAACCACCTATACCCAATAAACCAAATTCTGACTCTAGTATTTTTTGGCGGATTTCTGATTTTTTTAGTGATTGTTGCAAAGGTAATAAAGCAATTAAAGCTACTTCTTTAAATTCATGTTTACCAGTTATTTTTGCTAATGCTGCTAGGAACAAACTCACTCCAGCACGTCCTCTATATAAAGAATCATCTAACGGCTGAAGTTGATAGCGGTTAGCCTGGAACATATAACCTAAATTAATCCAGTTGCATCCGTTAGAATTACAAATTCCATTAGAGACCAGACTATTGCCAATTTTTACAGCTTCTTGCAGTAATTCTTCATTAGTAAGTGAGTGAAATTGTGGTGAATTACCCTGTAAAGCAGTATCTTTCAGGGTTAAATGAGCAAACTTGGCATCAAAACTCATCCGAATTAATTTAATTTGTAGGGCTAAATTCTGTTCATCAAGATTTTGCAGTTGAGTAATTAAACTTTGGTAACTGGATATTTTAAAAAACTGCTTGATTAGCTTGTCTCGTTCAATTTCTAAGTCACTGCTATTACAGGATACAGAGAAATAGGGAATATCTTGCTGTTGTAAAAACCTTGTTTCTGCTTGCCAAATTGCCCAATTTTCTGGATTAGCTTCAACTTCTAATAAAGAACGACTAAAAGTATCAATTAAGCTATTAATCAAAATGCTATATTCTATGCCATTACGCAAAGATTGAGGATTGAGACTGTTTTTAGCGACGATAACATATAGTATGGATGGATGAGGGATAAATCGAGACTTTAATGATTTGGTAGTTGATAGAGGGCTGTATTGACCCAACAAAGTTTCTTTATTTTTGATTAATAAGCGGTATATCTCCTCAAAACCAGTGACAATTTCCTCTACATAGTTCCTGGGTGAAACAGATTTACCTTCTAAAATTACCGCATTAGTACCAGAAGGAATAATTGCTGTTTTAGAAGTTAGATGCATTCCATCTGTATTAATAAATTGCCACTCTCTAGAAGCATTGACTTGTTGGGGATAAATATTGCCCAGGACACTGGAATCTTGAGCATTGGCTGAGAATGTATTACCTTCCCAAGCAGGTAAAAATCCCGCTTTTAGAACTGAATCTTGAAACCAGTCTTCTGATTCATCATTACTTTTAACTATAGGCTGCATTAATATGTCAGCATCAATCAGAATTGAATATTCAGAATTGGCGATCACATTTTCTGAGCCACAGTCTTTAGCGCCTAATACAAACAGCAGTGATAATAACATTCCGGCTCTTTTATAAAAGTTGTTGACTGCGGTTTGATTCTCACAAGGTTGGTGAGCAATAAATTCAACCCAGGCATATTCTTGTCGTTGAAGAATTTTGGTAATTTTAAATGGTAAAGATATTCTTTGTTGATTACACCAATCTAGTAAATTATTAAAAGCTACATCTAAGCTCAAATCTTTAGGTTTATAGACAATTTTGATTCCTGAATCAAAGGTAATAGCTAAAATACTGCGTCCACCATGATGACGGTTTGATAGCGATGTTTCTATTTCCTTTACTTTTCCTAGGTTTGTATCTTCAGAGAAAGTCTGCTCAATTTCTGTGATGTCAGCTTGTAACCTTTGGATAAATTCAGTGGTATTAGTTACCCAAAAATTAATATTAGTGGCGATCAGTCTTGCTAAAACAGGGTAATCCTCAAAAAACTTTAAGCCTCCATCTTCAAGAATATTTTGAATGAATTGATCATAAAGAATTCGATTTTTACTTTCTTCTGTATGGTTATCTTGCTTTGCAGAAGCTTGATTTGAGCGCAATTTATCAAACTCAAATAATAATGTTTCGGTACCTAAACTTACTAGTTGTTGCAGTAAGCCATATTCTAAAGTTAAATATGCTTCTGTACTTAATAACACTAAATCATGATTTAGAGATAACGCCGCAGATAATTTACGGCGTGCTACTAAGATAAATGGAAAATAAAAATCTTCAAAAGGTAAAGGTTTTTGGGAATCAAGTGGTAATTTTTCTGCTACTTCTAGATTTAGTAAAGATATACCACTTTCAACTAATTCTTTTAGGGTTTCTGCCCAAGCTGGTAATTTATCATCTTTACCAAAACCTGCTGTTACTAATAAAGAACGTACTATATTGAAATCTAATCCATCCCAATGAAGACGTTGTTTTAGCTTTTCTTCTCCGCCAATTGCTTGACACCAATTTTGCAGACGTTTTTCAATTAGGTTTTGATCAAGTTGCTGAGAATTTATATTGTGGTAATCTTTGGTATTGAAGTTTTCAGACAGGAAAGTAGCGTTAATAACTATTTGGGATATTTTTGAGTCAGATATTTTCATTTTATTATTCTCGATAAACTTTAGTTAAGTATTTTCTAATTACATTAGCTAAGATAGGTTTAGGACTTGGTAAATATCTTCAGAATTAGCATTGAGATGAACACGTTCTAAATCAATTCCTAGCTGCAAAAATTGCTCTTGAATTGCTTGTATCCGTCTTTGAGGGGAATTATCTCCTTGATACCAAGCTGTGAGTAACCCATTTGCAATTATCTGACAGCGATTCATGCCAAAACTTTCTTGTTCGGCAAACTTTTGATTTGGTTCTTCTGCTAAACCTAAACCTGGTGCTAGTTCCTTGGTGAATAGAGGAATTTCTGATTTAAAGTATTCACGATTTTCAAGATAAATATTACTTAATAATTTGCTCAACAATTCATAATCACTTTTATCGAAATACAAGACTCCAGAATCGTAGCGATTATAATCTTTGGGATGGTATAAAACCTTAAGTTGAAAAGGTATATTTATCTGATTTAAATGCTGTGTTATATTACCCATAACAGCAATAGCACCTGCTGGGGTGAGATTGAAATATATCCGCACAATTTGTAGATTTGCTGCATTAGAGCGAGATAATCCGGCATTACTAACTGCCATGTAAAAGCCGCTTTGGACAATATTTTTTGGCATTTTAATCGGAACTAAATCGCCGATAGTAGCAGATGTGTGAGATGAAGGTAAATGTTTATCACGTTGAATGTGCAGCCTCAAACCAGCCTTACTAACTATTAAGCTATTATCACTCTCTTCTTTTAAGATTGACCATCCTGACTGAAAATATCCCTCTCCATAATTACTTTCGTGCAACTGTTTATAAAAAGCTACATCTACCCCTAAAACTGTATTATTTTCTAAATCTAATGGTAAATTATTTGTTTTTTTATCGCCTGCTAGTTCACTTCGCATTGAGCCGTTGTAATAAATACCATAAAGAAAACTTCGCAATTGCAAACTGAGATATTTTTGCTGAATTTCTTCAGAAAATTTTTGAAAGCGTTCAACAGCCTCAGCAGGTACTTCTAAGGGTTGATAATCTGGATGGCGAATGGAAAAATCAGAGCGAATTTCAATGTTGTTAACAATATCCTCGAGAACATCGACTAAGCGCTGATTTATGCCAGGGTTAAGCTGAGTTTGCACAGAATTAAGTAATTGCATAATGATTGAATGATAAAAAGTCTATTAAGCAGTTAAAGCAGTTTGCTGAATTAATTCGCTTGTACCAATCGCACCAAAAATTGTTGGTATTGACTGTTCTGGACGACATAATAAACTTTTAGCAACCTGAAGCATGGCAATACCTGTATTGCCAAAAGATTTTTGATACTGAATCATTGCTTGAATCCCTTGAATTAAAGCAAAACCTGTAAATTGCATCACACGCAGCAAGAAATCAGGACGGTGTTTTAAAATTTCTGGGAATGTCTGCAAATAAACTTGGGTTAATGTCGCAATTGAAGGCTGAAGCTTTTCTAGGGGAGTTATCGCTAAACTTAGAGATTCTTCCAGACTCAAAGATTTACTGATAACTAAGCTACCCAGCCATAATTGGACGTAGCTACTAATTAGTGTTCCTAAATCAAATGCGGGATCTCCCCAAGCAGAACGTTCCCAATCAATTATGCGGATAATATTGTTAGTTGATTGCTGCCAATTGTGATGAAGTAATATATTATTTAGCTTGAGATCATTGTGAGTTAAACAACAAGGAATCACAGCATTACCCAATTTTTTTAAAGCTGTTCCTAAGCTATCAAAACGTTGATATAGGGCAAAAAATCTTAACCCATCATTAGGGACTAAACCAAAAATTTCTGGTTCTATTATTTCTAAATACTGAACTATTTTTCTTACTTGTTCTGTGTAAGAATTATCTGAATTAACCGATAGGAAATTCTGATATTCTTGATAGTTGAAAGTATGACGATGAATATTAGCTAAGAAATTACCTATTGCCGCGGCAATTTTACTATCAAAAATTTTCTCTTTGGTATAAAATTCCATTAAATCTTGATAATCATCTAGATATCTCGCTACCATAATGGAATTGTCTGCATCATAATGCAGTATTTCTGGTAGAGAAGGGCGAAGATGATTTAATTCAGGAAATTTTTGTACAAATTTTTGAATGCGCCACTCACTTAAAAATTCTCCCGATGCTTTTCCTTCGTGATTGTGCCGTTCTTGCTTGACTAACAGTTTTTGATGATTTGGCAGTGTTAGTAATAAATTAAAATTTTTAGCAGATTTTAATTCTATGTCAATCTGGTTTGTTTCGCTTGGAGAACAAAGGTTATGTCTAGCTAAATAATCGCAGACATTCTGAGCATTTAATAAAAAAGTCATGGGTAACTGAAAAATATCAGATTTTGCATTTAGCAGGTTACTGCTGTTAAGCTATTCTGCTTTTAAGTTGCATAATCCATCATGAGGGCTGTTGACAGTTGACCGTTAACATTTAAATGTCAACAGCCCTTATTAGTATTTATACAATTTAGAGGCGCATTAGCCTAATTACTATCTTCTGCAAGGATTTGATATTTTTCTAGAATTGTTAAATTCTAAAAGTGACAAAAAAAATCTAGTTTGAACCTATTATTTAGGGTAAATTACCTAGAAAATATGTTTATGAGTAGAGATATTGATGATCTGGAATGATTACTATAATATTTATGTCCTATTTTGATGCGATCGCACCTCATAAGCTGGTATGCATTTAAGTTGCACATTCTCTTTTTGAGACTGTCATTTGCCTTTTGTAAATACAAATGGCAAATGACTAATGACGAAGGGATACCTTCACGGGTAGTTATGTAATTTAGATGTTTTTGAGCTTACTACCCTAAATATAGGGTTTAGCATTACTTGCCCATAAAATCAACGATAATCTGTACATCACCAAACTGTAATCTGCTGTATATACTTCCCTAAAGAAGGCGGGGTAAAGGGTAAGGGGAAAAAGGTAAAAGGGATAAAAACTTTTCCCTTGCTTTATTGCAATAATATAGACAATCTCTGAGCAGGCGCTTGCTATCATCTAAAGTTTTCACCATTTTTTAAATTCCTTTGTTTATTTTATAGTTAGTAGCTGATTGCTAAATTCTTGGAGTTGATGGTGAATCCAATCGCTACCTCTAGCTGTACATTGGGGACAAATATCTCCGTAGCCGTCACCTTCGTCATTGCAAACAATTAATCTTGCTGCCAACATCTGAAAACTTTGATGGCAAATTAAACAAACTTTGCGAGTTTTTTCTGTATTGCATTCTATTTGAAATTGCATATTTTTTCTCCTAATTGAAGGCAATTAAATAAATTAATTCTTGAGCAAATGGATAAAATCACTCACTGAAAAATTATTAAAGTCTCTGACAAACCGCACCTACAAATAGATGCGGTTGTTTATAGAAGAAGCTTCCTTTAAACAATAGGTGAGTTATTTTTGAGTAAAGACAGCTACCTTATCTTGACCTTGGGTCATATAAGCACAAGCCATGTGTGATGAGTTATACGCCCAGCCTATGCGTCCTTGACGGTCTACAAGGATGCACCCAGCCTCACCTTTAACTTTAGATTTCAAAGCCTCAATCGCCATCTGTGCAGCTTCATCTGGATGTCTATCTCCAGTTAAAAAATCGATGGCAGTTTTCGCCAAAACTACTGGGATAATCGACTCGCCATCACCTGTGGTTGAGCAAGCACCTAGTTTATTATCAGCGTACAATCCAGAGCCAACAACCGCAGTGTCACCGACGCGACCTTGTTGTTGCTTGGTAGTGCCGCCAGTTGAAGTACC contains:
- a CDS encoding type 2 lanthipeptide synthetase LanM family protein, with translation MKISDSKISQIVINATFLSENFNTKDYHNINSQQLDQNLIEKRLQNWCQAIGGEEKLKQRLHWDGLDFNIVRSLLVTAGFGKDDKLPAWAETLKELVESGISLLNLEVAEKLPLDSQKPLPFEDFYFPFILVARRKLSAALSLNHDLVLLSTEAYLTLEYGLLQQLVSLGTETLLFEFDKLRSNQASAKQDNHTEESKNRILYDQFIQNILEDGGLKFFEDYPVLARLIATNINFWVTNTTEFIQRLQADITEIEQTFSEDTNLGKVKEIETSLSNRHHGGRSILAITFDSGIKIVYKPKDLSLDVAFNNLLDWCNQQRISLPFKITKILQRQEYAWVEFIAHQPCENQTAVNNFYKRAGMLLSLLFVLGAKDCGSENVIANSEYSILIDADILMQPIVKSNDESEDWFQDSVLKAGFLPAWEGNTFSANAQDSSVLGNIYPQQVNASREWQFINTDGMHLTSKTAIIPSGTNAVILEGKSVSPRNYVEEIVTGFEEIYRLLIKNKETLLGQYSPLSTTKSLKSRFIPHPSILYVIVAKNSLNPQSLRNGIEYSILINSLIDTFSRSLLEVEANPENWAIWQAETRFLQQQDIPYFSVSCNSSDLEIERDKLIKQFFKISSYQSLITQLQNLDEQNLALQIKLIRMSFDAKFAHLTLKDTALQGNSPQFHSLTNEELLQEAVKIGNSLVSNGICNSNGCNWINLGYMFQANRYQLQPLDDSLYRGRAGVSLFLAALAKITGKHEFKEVALIALLPLQQSLKKSEIRQKILESEFGLLGIGGFIYSLVKISQFLEDPSLLESAQLAAKLLTKEVIATDEKFDIMWGVAGAIPGLLTLYDQTGEPTVLDIAVTCGNHLLSQRSNSKPRAWVTIESKKPLTGFSHGAAAISLSLLRLYAATADIAFLEAAKEAIEYEKSVFDESVQNWPDFRLSEKTNQINFLHAWCHGSAGIGLARLGSLSIIQTEEIYSDINIALETTQKYGTPSTDTDHLCCGHMGRVELFILASQKLGNQEWLNTAIKQAAWVIERAKANGEYSFSSHYYQSAYSSNFFRGKAGVGYQLLRLAFPESLPSVLIGE
- a CDS encoding T3SS effector HopA1 family protein, whose protein sequence is MQLLNSVQTQLNPGINQRLVDVLEDIVNNIEIRSDFSIRHPDYQPLEVPAEAVERFQKFSEEIQQKYLSLQLRSFLYGIYYNGSMRSELAGDKKTNNLPLDLENNTVLGVDVAFYKQLHESNYGEGYFQSGWSILKEESDNSLIVSKAGLRLHIQRDKHLPSSHTSATIGDLVPIKMPKNIVQSGFYMAVSNAGLSRSNAANLQIVRIYFNLTPAGAIAVMGNITQHLNQINIPFQLKVLYHPKDYNRYDSGVLYFDKSDYELLSKLLSNIYLENREYFKSEIPLFTKELAPGLGLAEEPNQKFAEQESFGMNRCQIIANGLLTAWYQGDNSPQRRIQAIQEQFLQLGIDLERVHLNANSEDIYQVLNLS
- a CDS encoding aminoglycoside phosphotransferase family protein, giving the protein MTFLLNAQNVCDYLARHNLCSPSETNQIDIELKSAKNFNLLLTLPNHQKLLVKQERHNHEGKASGEFLSEWRIQKFVQKFPELNHLRPSLPEILHYDADNSIMVARYLDDYQDLMEFYTKEKIFDSKIAAAIGNFLANIHRHTFNYQEYQNFLSVNSDNSYTEQVRKIVQYLEIIEPEIFGLVPNDGLRFFALYQRFDSLGTALKKLGNAVIPCCLTHNDLKLNNILLHHNWQQSTNNIIRIIDWERSAWGDPAFDLGTLISSYVQLWLGSLVISKSLSLEESLSLAITPLEKLQPSIATLTQVYLQTFPEILKHRPDFLLRVMQFTGFALIQGIQAMIQYQKSFGNTGIAMLQVAKSLLCRPEQSIPTIFGAIGTSELIQQTALTA